GAGGATTGTGAATTTGTCAGCCAAAGCGAAGAGCATCTTGTTGCCAAAGTGGATAACTGGAGTGACATCCAGGTAGGCGATGCTTTTCTGGGAATCCCCAAACACATTTGTCCGACCGTGGCCTTGTACGATCATGTCAATGTCATCGAGAATGATCGGGTGACAGGACAGTGGAAAAACGCGGCAAGGCATCGGTTATGATATTTTTTAAACCGAAGTATATTTAAAATGAAAATCGTCAGCAAGCTAACTCCTACGGTTTCCAAGTGGATACCTTTTGTAGGAGCGTAGCTTGCTCGCGATTGTAAGTTCCTAAAACATCCAATTCTACTCTATGTTTATCTTCGACGCCCATCTTGACCTCTCCATGAATGTCCTTGAATGGAACCGCGACTATCGTTGGCCGGTTCCGACCATCCGAAAATCAGAAGAGGGTATGTCCGACAAAAAAGACCGTGGAAACAACACGGTATCGTTACACGCCATGCGGCAAGGAAATGTCGGTCTTTGTGTTGCGACGCAAATTGCGCGTTACGTTCATCAGGATAATTCTCTCCCTGGCTGGAATTCGCCCGAACAAGCCTGGGCGCAAACACAAGGTCAATTAGCCTGGTACCGTGCCATGGAGGAAGCCGGCGAAATGCGGCAGATTCGTACGGCTGTAGAATTGGATTCGCAAATAGCTGCTTGGAAAAATGATCCCGCAACGACACCGATTGGTTTTGTTCTGAGCCTTGAAGGTGCCGACTCTATGATCACGCTCGATCATGTAGAACGATCCTACGAACAGGGTCTTAGAGCGATCGGCCCCGCTCACTACGGTCCCGGCACCTACGCACAGGGAACGGACGCCGAAGGTGGCATCGGCCAAAAGGGTAGGGATCTTCTGAAAGAAATGGAGCGCCTGAATATCATACTCGATGCTACGCATCTCTGCGACGAAAGCTATCGCGAAGCCATGGACCAT
This portion of the Verrucomicrobiota bacterium genome encodes:
- a CDS encoding membrane dipeptidase; its protein translation is MFIFDAHLDLSMNVLEWNRDYRWPVPTIRKSEEGMSDKKDRGNNTVSLHAMRQGNVGLCVATQIARYVHQDNSLPGWNSPEQAWAQTQGQLAWYRAMEEAGEMRQIRTAVELDSQIAAWKNDPATTPIGFVLSLEGADSMITLDHVERSYEQGLRAIGPAHYGPGTYAQGTDAEGGIGQKGRDLLKEMERLNIILDATHLCDESYREAMDHFGGHVWASHSNCRALVPNKRQFTDDQMKELIGRGAVIGAALDAWMLVPDWIKRKSTVEELKPKLEHMVDNMDRVCQLAGNSLHSAIGTDLDGGFGTEQSPQDLDTIADVERIFLMLEARGYSEEDRENIAWKNWVRFLKKAWA